TACAAGATAATACTTTCTCCAAATGGGAATAATATTTCAACAGAAGATTTTTGAAATATTATTGAGACTCAAAAAAATTCTGGAAAAAAAATAATATTTGCTATTTGATGAGCAAATGGACTTGATTATAGTGTACTTAAAAATGCTATTGATCTTGAGCTATCATTTTGAAAAATGATTCTTCCACATAGTTTAGCTCTTACAGTTCTATTAGAGCAAGTGTATAGATGTAGTGAAATAGAAAGAGGAAGTAGCTATCATAAATAAACAAAAGTTGATTAATATTATTTATGCTACAACTTCGAGAATCTTGAATAATAGAAAATGATGGTATCTTACAAATTTGAAATACTTATCAAGCTGCTTGAGAAGTTATAAGTGTATTAGAGTTGAAAGATAGAATAATAAGTGAAATTAAAAAGGAATGTTTTCCAGATTTAGAATTTTTATTCTCTGCTCAAGCTCTCTCAGTTTCTATTGATGCTTTTAAATTAATTCTCGCTGAGGAATCTGAGGTTTTTGAGACAGTATTACAAAAGAATGTAAATGACTTAGAGTTTGAGAATTTTATATATTTCAGCTATGCAGAATGTTTTTATAACTTTTTGTATCATATTAAAAATTGTAGAAAAACTGAGATAAATGAAGATGTACTTAAAAATATTGAATGAATTTTTATAGAATTTCAAGATAGAAAATACCAAAGCTATAGTTATTTTGAAAGAATTTGTTTCGTTTTAGCTCATAGAGAATTAAACTCAAGTCAAACAAGAGTACTTAATTTAGAAAAAGAAAAATGTGAACAAAATGGAGTACATCTCAATGATCAACAAAAGACAGACTATCTAAAGCATAAAAAAACTTTATGAAGCCTGTCACAAGAATATATGAGTAATATTACGAATAGTCGAAGTGAAATTTCATTTCATATTATTGATGATAGTGTTTTATCTGATATGCCGGAACATCTTATAAAAGAGGCTCTTATGCTTGCTGAAAAAGAATGAAAAAAAGGGTATATTTTTTCATTTAATATGGCAAATCAATGAGCTTTACTAAAATTTTGTGATGATGAAAATATTCGTAGAGAGGTGTATATTGCAGGAGCAACTCTTTGATGAGATAATAATGCGGAAATAGCTCTAAAAATGATTCAGCTCCGATCTGAAATAGCCCAATTAATGTGAAAGAAAAGATACTCTGATGTTTCTTTTTCTACAAAGATGGCAACTAGTCCTGAAGAAGTTGTTTCAATGTATAGTGAATATGCTCTTGAATATAGCGAGACGGGAAAAAATGTTGTAAAAGAAATATGTAGTTATTTTAGCTTGAATGAGTTGAATGTCGTTGATTATCAGTATTATTTTAGAAAATACAGTGAAGATAACTATTGAATTGACCAAAAAGAGCTTCAAAAACATCTAGAATTCGAAAGTATAATTCAATGAATTTTTGAAGCCTTGGAAGAAGTTTATGGTGTAAGATTTGAGAAAACAGATATACGTACATACGATAGAGATGTTCAGGTATTTAGTGTTTCATATCAGTGAAGAAAACTTTGATACTATATGCCTGATTTTTTTGCTGATTCTGGGAAAAGACCTGGTTGATGGGCTGATGCATTAAAAAAATCTACTGATTGACATAAGATAATGACAAATGTATGTAATTTTTCTAAATCTACACATGGAAAAAACTACCTCTCAGCTTACGATGTACGAGTAATATTTCATGAACTTGGACATATGCTTCATGAATTTTTGTC
This genomic interval from Candidatus Gracilibacteria bacterium contains the following:
- a CDS encoding M3 family metallopeptidase, whose amino-acid sequence is MLQLRESGIIENDGILQIGNTYQAAGEVISVLELKDRIISEIKKECFPDLEFLFSAQALSVSIDAFKLILAEESEVFETVLQKNVNDLEFENFIYFSYAECFYNFLYHIKNCRKTEINEDVLKNIEGIFIEFQDRKYQSYSYFERICFVLAHRELNSSQTRVLNLEKEKCEQNGVHLNDQQKTDYLKHKKTLGSLSQEYMSNITNSRSEISFHIIDDSVLSDMPEHLIKEALMLAEKEGKKGYIFSFNMANQGALLKFCDDENIRREVYIAGATLGGDNNAEIALKMIQLRSEIAQLMGKKRYSDVSFSTKMATSPEEVVSMYSEYALEYSETGKNVVKEICSYFSLNELNVVDYQYYFRKYSEDNYGIDQKELQKHLEFESIIQGIFEALEEVYGVRFEKTDIRTYDRDVQVFSVSYQGRKLGYYMPDFFADSGKRPGGWADALKKSTDGHKIMTNVCNFSKSTHGKNYLSAYDVRVIFHELGHMLHEFLSPQNYSQLSGFEVEADAIELPSKFNENLILDRGVVNLYMRHEDTGESISDEILSSLQKSASLGKEISFLDGIQRSLFDLEIHGEFPPKSIEELRKIGYRYYSQLTPLQTVDRTDYDLASNFYNLFHSPLGTYVAGFYSYIWSDILQEKLWNKVQQSGGIIESPVMKKYIGEMLSKGASKPSMELFEDVMHSSIRASV
- a CDS encoding 23S rRNA (pseudouridine(1915)-N(3))-methyltransferase RlmH is translated as MIKIYIFADSHKHFKDAILEYQKRLGKTIELIELKPVKRGTPEQIIDSESKILGGKLEKESGYKIILSPNGNNISTEDFGNIIETQKNSGKKIIFAIGGANGLDYSVLKNAIDLELSFGKMILPHSLALTVLLEQVYRCSEIERGSSYHK